A segment of the Candidatus Methanomethylicota archaeon genome:
TTCTTACAAGATCGCTAATAGATCCACTTAAAATTAAAGTAAAGAATTCTTTTATTTTTTCATTATTAATTTCATTTATTAATTTTTTAGCTAATATTATTTTTTTAATATTATCTTCATTAATAGATTTTCTTATGAAAATTGGCAATGATTTAATTTCTATAGACTCAATACTTAATTTTTTATATTTATTAAGAAAATTATTAACTTCATTTTTTAATTTTTCATAATCAAAAGATAATATAAAACATTTAACATTTGACATTAATACTGATAATGGATTAATTTCTATACCAATATTATTAATTTCCATTAAAGAAGCTTCTAATAAAAGTGTTCCAGATCCTGCAAAATTGTCTAAAACTATGCCATTATTATGAGGATGAACATAATTTAAAAGAGCTCTACACATTTTTGCATGAAATTTTCCTTTATATGGATGAATATAATGAGTGAGATAAAGAGATTCTTCTTCTCTTATAGCAAAATAATCTTGTAATCTTTTTCCAATTTTCATAGTAGTAGAAGAAGGAATTCTATAAATTTCTTTTATTGGAAAATTCATTAAAATTTCTATATTTTTATCAATTTCTTCTTCATTTCTACTTAATTTATTTATATATTCAGATTTTTCAAGAAAATATTGATGAGTTATGAATCTAAAAAGTATAAAATCATTTTTAATCCAAAATTGAGTATTTTTATCAATAATTCCATTAGGAAAGATTTTCATTAATAATAAATTTGGATTTTCTTTAGACTTTATTATTAAGAAAATTTCTCTAGTATATGCAAGTCTTTTTATTAATAATGAAATATCTTGAATAATATTTCTATAGCAATAAAATCCATGAAATTTTCCATAAGGAAGTTCATATGTAAAAATATCTTGAATTCTTAAATTATTATTTAAGAAAAAAGAGAATGGCTCTTTTATTAAAATATCAATTACATTTCTTACTTTTTCAATATTACCAAATAAAGATTTTAATTCAAGTTCAGCTAATTCAACTTCATGTTCTTCTTTTATATTATTAAATAATTTAAAGAAATAATGTAATTCCATTGTCATTTTATATGTTTATTTCTTTTTTATATTTTACTTTATTATTTATTTAGTAAAAAATAAATTTTAGTATAAATTCTAAAGACTTTATGAAATTTGCTACATGTGAATATAAAGGTAAGACATTTCCATGTGTAATAAAAAATAATATAGCAATAAAAATTTCATATATTTTAAATATTGAAATGAAAGATTTATTACCATTTATAGAAATAGCTAATGAAGAAATATTGAAAAAAATTGAGAATGAAATTAATAATAAAGAAATAGATAATGAAAATATATTTAAAATAAGTGATTTAAAATTAAGAGCACCAATATTACGTCCTCCTGCAATATTTTGTTTAGGATTTAATTATAGAGCACATGCTCCTGAATTAAAAAGACCAATACCAGAAGAGCCAATTGTATTTATGAAGCCTTCTATAAGTGTAATTGGTCCTGATGATTATATTATTTTACCAAAAATATCAAAAAGAGTAGATTATGAAGTTGAATTAGCTATTATTATTGGAAAAAAAGGAAGATATATAAAGAAAGAAGATGCTTATGATTATATTTTTGGATATACAATTTTAAATGATATAACTGCTAGAGATATACAAGAAAAAGATTTTTCACTTTCAAGACCATGGTTAAGATCAAAGGGGTTTGATACTTTTGCTCCTATTGGTCCATATATTGTAACAAAAGATGAAATAGGTCGTAATGTTGAATTAGATTTAGAATTAAGAGTAAATGGTGAAATAAGACAAAAATCAAATACAAAAGAAATGATTTTTGATGTTTATACAATTATAGAATATATATCTTCTTTTACAACTTTAGAACCTGGAACAATAATAGCAACTGGAACACCAGAGAAAATTGGACAATTAAAAGATGGAGATATTGTAGAAGCATATATAGAAAAAATAGGAATATTAAGAAATAAAGTGATTAAAGAATGAAAATAAGAGAAATTGGAATTATAGCAATGTTTTCATCTATTTATGCTATTATAAGTTTATTACCAGGATTTCAAGTTATTGGATTACCAGGATTAGATATAAAAATTACAAGATCTTTAGAATCAATTTATGGAATTATTTTAGGACCATTTTTAGGACCATTATCAGCTTTTATTGGAGCAATTATAGGAAGAATTATAATAGGTGGAGGAATAGGAATATTATTTACTCCATTAGCATTTATTTCATCTTTTATTACAGGATATATTACATGGAAAAAAAATTGGAAAATTCCAACAATTATATTTTTAATAATAATAATTTTATGGTATATAATTATTGGAATTCAAATACCATATTATGCAATTCCTCATATTATAGGATTAATTATTTTACCATTATTTAATAATAAAATTTATAATTTTTTAATTTCTAATAAGAAAAGAGAAATATTTATTGGATTAATATTAATATCATATTCTTCAACTATGGCAGGTCATATGTTAGGGAATATAATATTTACAATTCTTATAAATCCATCACCAATGCTTTTTCTTACAACACTTCCTCTTACAATTATTGAAAGAATAATAATAACATTATTTTCTGCAATTTTAGGCACTCCAATAGTAATTATAATTAAGAAATTTTTTCCAATTCATTAATAATTTCATTTAAAGAAGTAATTTTTGCATTATAAACAAATTCTAAATATTTTAATCCTTGTTCATGATCTTCTTGTGTAAATGCTTCTACACAATCTTTTACAATAATTATTTTATAACCTCTAAAAAATGCATCTGCTGCTGTATGTTTTATACAAATATTTGTATGAATTCCTGTTAAAATTAAAGTATTAATTTTTAAACTTTTTAATAAAGGTTCTAATCCTGTTTCATAAAAACTACTATATGTATGTTTTTCTATAATAAAGTCTTTTTCACTTGGTTTTAATTCAGGAATAATTTCAGCTCCTTTAGTACCTTTTAATGCATGTGGACCCCATTTATTAATAATTTCAAAATCTATTTCATAATGAGCATCATTACAATAAATAATTGGAATATTTTTCTTTCTTGCTAATTCTAATAATTTTTGAATATTAGGAATAATTTTATTAGCTCTTTCACATTTTAAACTTCCTTTAATAAAATCATTTAACATATCAATTACAAGTATAGCATACATAAAGTATTATTAAATAATTCAATATTAAAAATTTTCACATAAAAAAATTTTTCACATAAATTTAAATATTAATATTATAAAAATAAAAAGATATGAAAAAGCAAGTAGCTACTTCTTTTTCTGTAATATTTTTAATATTATTTTATGCTTTTCAAAATTATTATCCTCATATTATGTATTTATTTTCT
Coding sequences within it:
- a CDS encoding DNA methyltransferase; protein product: MELHYFFKLFNNIKEEHEVELAELELKSLFGNIEKVRNVIDILIKEPFSFFLNNNLRIQDIFTYELPYGKFHGFYCYRNIIQDISLLIKRLAYTREIFLIIKSKENPNLLLMKIFPNGIIDKNTQFWIKNDFILFRFITHQYFLEKSEYINKLSRNEEEIDKNIEILMNFPIKEIYRIPSSTTMKIGKRLQDYFAIREEESLYLTHYIHPYKGKFHAKMCRALLNYVHPHNNGIVLDNFAGSGTLLLEASLMEINNIGIEINPLSVLMSNVKCFILSFDYEKLKNEVNNFLNKYKKLSIESIEIKSLPIFIRKSINEDNIKKIILAKKLINEINNEKIKEFFTLILSGSISDLVRRRKIDFNKILEERFKKILLRIYTFKKLNEFLKINLGSSKTFLTDARNMKQINNEEIDAIVTSPPYSTAINYIENDKFQLILLELTSLNDLARKMIGHPDTRFYEINEINLNECSPILKETISKLINHRKNAALRTYKFHMDMKIVLNEMYRVLKKNGKCAIIIGNNNYKINEEIIEVKNDEILIEMGEKIGFSLDLYLKRPLEKTSTGSIKYESIIVLKK
- a CDS encoding fumarylacetoacetate hydrolase family protein; the protein is MKDLLPFIEIANEEILKKIENEINNKEIDNENIFKISDLKLRAPILRPPAIFCLGFNYRAHAPELKRPIPEEPIVFMKPSISVIGPDDYIILPKISKRVDYEVELAIIIGKKGRYIKKEDAYDYIFGYTILNDITARDIQEKDFSLSRPWLRSKGFDTFAPIGPYIVTKDEIGRNVELDLELRVNGEIRQKSNTKEMIFDVYTIIEYISSFTTLEPGTIIATGTPEKIGQLKDGDIVEAYIEKIGILRNKVIKE
- a CDS encoding cysteine hydrolase translates to MYAILVIDMLNDFIKGSLKCERANKIIPNIQKLLELARKKNIPIIYCNDAHYEIDFEIINKWGPHALKGTKGAEIIPELKPSEKDFIIEKHTYSSFYETGLEPLLKSLKINTLILTGIHTNICIKHTAADAFFRGYKIIIVKDCVEAFTQEDHEQGLKYLEFVYNAKITSLNEIINELEKIS